The Strigops habroptila isolate Jane chromosome 13 unlocalized genomic scaffold, bStrHab1.2.pri S16, whole genome shotgun sequence genome window below encodes:
- the TMEM248 gene encoding transmembrane protein 248, producing the protein MFYINLLENLKVYISSRPPLVVFMISVSAMAIAFLTLGYFFKIKEIKSPEMTEDWNTFLLRFNDLDFCISENETLKHLINDTTTPESTVTSGQARSSTQSPQTLEDSGPINVSVTITLTLDPLRPFGGYSRNVTHLSSTIFGHQIGLSGRESHEEINITFTLPAAWNSDDCVLHGHCEQVVFTTCMTVTAASNVFPVTVQPPHCVPETYSNATLWYKIFTTARDSNTKYAQDYNPFWCYKGAIGKVYHALNPKLTVIVPDDDRSLINLHLMHTSYFLFVMVITMFCYAVIKGRPSKLRQSNTEFCSEKVALSEA; encoded by the exons ATGTTCTACATAAACTTGTTGGAGAACCTGAAGGTTTACATCAGCAGTCGACCTCCACTTGTGGTCTTTATGATCAGTGTAAGTGCTATGGCAATAGCTTTTCTGACACTGGGCTATTTCTTCAAAATCAAGGAGATCAAGTCACCAGAAATGACGGAG GACTGGAATACTTTCCTCCTGAGGTTTAATGATTTGGACTTCTGTATATCTGAGAATGAAACCTTAAAGCATCTCATCAATGATACCACAACTCCAGAGAGTACCGTGACTAGTGGACAGGCGAGATCTTCTACACAGTCTCCACAGACTCTTGAGGACTCAGGTCCAATAAACGTCTCTGTTACCATCACGTTGACACTGGACCCACTCAGACCATTCGGCGGGTATTCACGCAATGTCACACATCTAAGTTCCACCATTTTTGGACACCAAATTGGACTCTCAG gCAGAGAATCCCACGAGGAGATAAATATTACGTTCACCCTACCAGCTGCCTGGAATTCTGATGACTGCGTTCTTCACGGCCACTGCGAGCAGGTTGTGTTCACAACCTGCATGACTGTGACAGCAGCCAGCAATGTGTTTCCTGTCACAGT TCAGCCACCACATTGTGTTCCTGAAACATACAGCAATGCCACACTCTGGTACAAGATCTTCACCACAGCAAGAGACTCTAATACAAAATATGCACAAGATTATAACCCTTTCTGGTGTTACAAAGGAGCAATCGGGAAAGTGTATCACGCTTTAAACCCCAAACTAACCGTTATAGTTCCAGAT GATGATCGCTCTCTAATAAACCTGCATCTCATGCATACCagttactttctttttgtgATGGTGATTACCATGTTCTGCTATGCAGTTATTAAAGGCAGACCAAGCAAACTGAGGCAAAGCAATACAGAATTCTGCTCTGAGAAG gTTGCTTTGTCAGAAGCATAA